GGTTTCACCGGGCGCTCCGGCGTCTCCAGCATGTCCTGAACCCGGTCCTGGCTGCCTGCGATGAGTTCGCGAATGATCTGCGCCTCCGGGAGATTCTTCCAGTACTTCTGCGGCATCTCCGACTGCATGGCCTTCACTTTCAGGCGCGCAGGATTAAAAATGCTGCGGTAATAGGTACGCCAAAGGTCATCATGGGCATCGGCTGAGGGGGCCTGGCTGCGGTCCATACCGGGGGTGAAAAAAAGCTTCTTACCGTCCCAATGCACGCATTCATCGGGAGTCAGGATGGACCAGTCCATACCGGCAAAACGCTTCTCAAAAAACGGCGCTGCCAGCCTCACAGTATGAAACATCGGTTCAAACCAAGCAACGAACTGCTCCCGGCCGGACTCCTCATCTTGACCAATGAGACGGAAGCGCACAAAGGCATGCATTTTGTGAATGTCGCGGCCGATGGCCTTTGACCACACCTCACACTGACGGATATCGGGGTCGCTGGGTAAATGGAGCAAATGTCGCTCGCCTCCCAAAGTCAGCCGGTATAACAAACGATAGAGAATGCTCCAGCGGCGGTCATCCGTATGGGCGCAGACTCTGGCGGCCAGAGAGAGGAAATCCGGCGGCACCTTGATTTCGGCAGATGCGGGCAAGGAGTACGCCGCGGGTTCTTCAAGCAGCAGACCCGGGCCAGTATGGGCATCGCCCCAGTTTACGTTCTCAGGCCGTACACCCTGTTTCAAAAGCTCCCTGGCCTTACTGCGCCAAGCAGCAAAAGTGGGATCGATGGATGCGGTGATCATGGGCGACTGAAGCATACGTCCTGAGCGACCGATGCGGCAACAGAAGGACCGACGCTAAACGGAATTTAATGGGAGCAAACGGATGCCTTTGATTCAGCGCTTACAGCACCACATTGGTATTCAATACCACAATCATGCAGCACGCTTTTTCAGATCCTTGCGCACTTCCCCGATAAGTTCATCCAACCCGGCATATTTGCCATCACTCCAATCTTGAGTGAAGCCTTCCCGGACCTCTTTCCATAAACGATTCATTTCCAGACGGGCCAGCAACCTCTCTACCAATTCGAGTTCTTCGGCAGGAAGTTCATCAATCAACTTGTGCAGTACCGGGCGCTTTTGCTCCAGCATGAAAGTCGTTTGATCATTCATAACTCCCCTGGCTTCCTTGGCAGCGGTCCTTCATGCAGATAGACGGTGGGGTCTGTCAGCCCGGCGAGGATGAAGGCCTCGCGCCGCTCCACGCAGGTGCCGCAGATGCCGCATTGGAGGTCTTCGCCTTTGTAGCAGCTCCAGGTTTTGCCCATGTCCACCCCCAGCTCATGGCCGAGCTTAGCGATGGCGATTTTATTCATGTCAATGAAGGGGCGAAGCAGCTCTATGCGGGCGTAGGTTCCTTCGCGCATGGCATTGCCCATGGCCTGCATGAAGGGCTCCCGACAATCCGGATAAATGGCGTGATCGCCTGAATGGGCGGCGATAATGAGAGCGTCCACCTCGCGGGATTCGGCGATGCCGCAGGCGATGGCCAGCATGATGCCATTGCGAAAAGGCACCACGGTGCGCTTCATATTGTTATCGCTGTAGTGCCCTTCGGGAATAGCACCGCCGCTTTTCAGCAGGGCTGAATTAAATAGATCATTCACAAACGGCAGGGATACCAGGTCATGAGGTATGCCGAACTGGGCGCAATGCCAGATGGCCAGGGCGATCTCCTTGTCGTTATGCTTGGAGCCGTAATCAAAGCTCACCGCGCCCACCACATTATGATGCTGGCGTGCCCAGTAAAGCGCGACTGTGGAATCCAGACCGCCGCTGAGAAGGATGATGGCTTTGGACATAAGGGGATAAAATCAGTGCGGGGTACTCAGCGAAGCTGCTGGCCACTCCAGGGGAATTTCACGGCTGGGATGCCGGGCCTCACATGTAAGCTGGATGCCGCCGCGAGGGACGAAACGGCCCCGGACGATGGCCTGCTTGGGCGCACAGGCCGCCACCAGATCATCCAGGATGCGATTGACAATGGCCTCATTAAACGAGGCGTGGTTGCGGTAGCTGGCCAGATAAAACTTCAGTGATTTCGTTTCCACGCAACGCTCATCCGGGATGTACAGGATCTCCACATGAGCTGCATCCGGCTGGCCGGTGACGGGGCAGAGGGAGCCGAAATCTGGGGCGCTGAGATGAATGGTGTAATTGCGGCCCGGGGTGCGGTTGGGGAAAGTCTCCAGCGCCGCCTCATCGGGGGAGGCAGGCAGCCGGTGCTCGGAGCGGCCCAGCAGGGTGATGTCGGCAGTGAGGGAATCGGACATGATTTCCACAATGTGCCGGAGCGCGGCCTTATCGCAAGCTCCCATCCGCAGAGCCGCCGACCTTCTTTTCATATTCCCGCCACAGCCTTTCGATGGCTTCCTCAGGATCCTCCAGCATCATGCCCTCCTTAATTTTGCTAGCGAAAAGGCCGAATGAAAACGGGCTCACGACTGGCACCTCCACCAGATACCAGTCCAGAGAGAGTGCGGTCTGGAGAAAGTCCATCGCCCGTGGCAGATCCAAAAAAGTATGCGTCGCCTCGCGGTAAGACTGCACCAGCATGGGGTGGTCCGGCTCGTGCTCGGACAATACGCGAAAAAGGATTTCGGTGCTCCAGCGGAGCTGCTTGATCCTGCGATCCTGCCCGGGGCGGTTACGCGGCACCATGAGGCCCGTTTGTGCCACACCGCGAAAGTTCCACTTCACCAGCTCGCTATCCTGGAGGGCGGCGCGCATATCGGCTTCAGGGTCCGCGTTTTCAAAAAGGACTTTCCATTCTTCCAGACCCAGGTCCTGGAAGGTTTTCAGCGTCAGCAGAAAGCCGTAGTCATCAATGGTGACCATGGCATTTCCACCCACGGCCTTTTTGACCCGGTAGGCGATGATGCGGCTGAGAGCATCATTGGCACTGCGGCCGATGAGAGTATGGAAAAAGAACTGGACGAGGTCTGGCTCGCTACCCTCACGATCATCTACAAAGCGCTCGATGAGGAGTGTGTGCTGCGTGGGAATGAGCGAAACACGTAACTGGTTAAACGCATGCTGGAGGATGGACTGGGCATTGCTGGTGGAAATTTCATATCGCTCCACCAGCCAGTCGCACACTTCCTCTCCAGTCTCCTTCGCGACCCTGGCTGCGAGTTCCGTCCGGAACCGGGCCACCTCACGAGCAAGGCCGGAGGTGAGCGGCATCTTGTTGGCATTCCAGGCGGGCACAGTGGGCAAGCGGCCGGTGGCGTCCTCCACCCGGGCCTCAGCCACGCCTGTTTCCACCAGCCTGACGGTGCGCCCGGCCAGCACAAAAAGATCGCCCGTTTTCAGACGTTTCATGAAGGA
This region of Prosthecobacter fusiformis genomic DNA includes:
- a CDS encoding TIGR03915 family putative DNA repair protein, with product MITASIDPTFAAWRSKARELLKQGVRPENVNWGDAHTGPGLLLEEPAAYSLPASAEIKVPPDFLSLAARVCAHTDDRRWSILYRLLYRLTLGGERHLLHLPSDPDIRQCEVWSKAIGRDIHKMHAFVRFRLIGQDEESGREQFVAWFEPMFHTVRLAAPFFEKRFAGMDWSILTPDECVHWDGKKLFFTPGMDRSQAPSADAHDDLWRTYYRSIFNPARLKVKAMQSEMPQKYWKNLPEAQIIRELIAGSQDRVQDMLETPERPVKPVPDNAYIRSLHQRPEGS
- the queC gene encoding 7-cyano-7-deazaguanine synthase QueC produces the protein MSKAIILLSGGLDSTVALYWARQHHNVVGAVSFDYGSKHNDKEIALAIWHCAQFGIPHDLVSLPFVNDLFNSALLKSGGAIPEGHYSDNNMKRTVVPFRNGIMLAIACGIAESREVDALIIAAHSGDHAIYPDCREPFMQAMGNAMREGTYARIELLRPFIDMNKIAIAKLGHELGVDMGKTWSCYKGEDLQCGICGTCVERREAFILAGLTDPTVYLHEGPLPRKPGEL
- the queF gene encoding preQ(1) synthase; translation: MSDSLTADITLLGRSEHRLPASPDEAALETFPNRTPGRNYTIHLSAPDFGSLCPVTGQPDAAHVEILYIPDERCVETKSLKFYLASYRNHASFNEAIVNRILDDLVAACAPKQAIVRGRFVPRGGIQLTCEARHPSREIPLEWPAASLSTPH